One stretch of Streptomyces hygroscopicus DNA includes these proteins:
- a CDS encoding lysine 6-monooxygenase: protein MSTGQPPTPACDPAPAADPAPAAGSAPGVDRPLDLAGIGIGPFNLSLAALAHGVPALRTACYEQRPAFHWHPGLLIDGATIQVPFLADLVTLADPGSPWTFLQYLKAHERLFPFYVAERFHIERAEYDAYCRWVSQQLPGLHFDHRVDAVRWDHEYELFEIDFTRLGGPADDAHAPHPTGADEDSRGLGRAYARNIVLGVGTEPYVPEPLRPLADAPNVPVLHSCDYLEHRERLLSTGHITVVGSGQSGAEVFLDLLRHRPLGAEGLHWLARTPSFAPMEYGKLGLEQFSPDYTRYFHALPEAVRDQLLPGQWQLYKGIAHETITAIHHELYRRAQHGGGWPGVALTPGVTVRTAGRIAAARLELHLEHTEQGTRTRHTTEAVVLATGYRERRVDTLLAALDPYIRRDASERPRIDADHRLVLDPMIKGSVYVQNAERHTHGVGTPDLGLAAWRSAVILNSLAATPVYPLPSRTAFTTFGLQPSGPGAVAPPRPAPPSAPVARGSGRMPLPDQRNGLARTRT from the coding sequence ATGAGCACCGGACAACCCCCCACCCCCGCCTGCGATCCCGCCCCCGCCGCCGATCCCGCCCCCGCCGCCGGGTCCGCCCCCGGCGTCGACCGGCCCCTGGACCTGGCCGGTATCGGCATCGGCCCGTTCAACCTCTCCCTCGCCGCCCTCGCCCACGGCGTCCCCGCCCTGCGCACCGCCTGCTACGAACAGCGGCCCGCCTTCCACTGGCACCCCGGCCTGCTCATCGACGGCGCCACCATCCAAGTCCCCTTCCTCGCGGACCTGGTCACCCTCGCCGACCCCGGCAGCCCCTGGACCTTCCTCCAGTACCTCAAGGCCCATGAGCGGCTCTTCCCCTTCTACGTCGCCGAGCGCTTCCACATCGAGCGCGCCGAATACGACGCCTACTGCCGCTGGGTCAGCCAACAGCTCCCCGGACTCCACTTCGACCACCGCGTCGACGCCGTCCGCTGGGACCACGAATACGAGCTGTTCGAAATCGACTTCACCCGCCTCGGCGGCCCGGCCGACGACGCCCACGCGCCCCACCCCACCGGGGCCGACGAGGACAGCAGGGGCCTCGGCCGCGCCTACGCCCGCAACATCGTCCTCGGCGTCGGCACCGAACCGTACGTCCCCGAACCCCTGCGCCCCCTCGCCGACGCCCCCAACGTCCCCGTCCTCCACTCCTGCGACTACCTCGAACACCGCGAACGGCTCCTGTCCACCGGCCACATCACCGTCGTCGGCTCCGGCCAGTCCGGTGCCGAGGTCTTCCTCGACCTGCTGCGCCACCGGCCGCTGGGCGCCGAAGGACTCCACTGGCTCGCCCGTACCCCGTCCTTCGCGCCCATGGAGTACGGCAAACTCGGCCTGGAGCAGTTCAGCCCCGACTACACGCGCTACTTCCACGCCCTCCCCGAAGCCGTACGCGACCAGCTCCTCCCCGGCCAGTGGCAGCTCTACAAGGGCATCGCCCACGAGACCATCACCGCCATCCACCACGAGCTCTACCGCCGAGCCCAGCACGGCGGCGGCTGGCCCGGCGTCGCCCTCACCCCCGGCGTCACCGTCCGCACCGCGGGCCGTATCGCCGCCGCCCGCCTCGAACTCCACCTGGAACACACCGAGCAGGGCACCCGCACCCGCCACACCACCGAGGCCGTCGTCCTCGCCACCGGCTACCGCGAGCGCCGCGTCGACACCCTGCTCGCCGCCCTCGACCCCTACATCCGCCGGGACGCCTCCGAGCGCCCCCGCATCGACGCCGACCACCGACTCGTCCTCGACCCCATGATCAAGGGCTCGGTGTACGTCCAGAACGCCGAGCGCCACACCCATGGCGTCGGCACCCCCGACCTCGGCCTCGCCGCCTGGCGCTCCGCCGTCATCCTCAACTCGCTGGCCGCCACACCCGTCTACCCGCTCCCGTCGCGTACCGCGTTCACCACCTTCGGCCTCCAGCCCAGCGGACCCGGCGCCGTCGCCCCGCCCCGGCCCGCGCCGCCGTCGGCCCCGGTCGCGCGCGGCAGCGGCCGGATGCCTCTCCCCGACCAGCGCAACGGACTCGCCCGTACCCGGACGTGA